From the genome of Vibrio orientalis CIP 102891 = ATCC 33934:
GCGCGAAGAAATTGCATTGAATAGCTATTCAATTGGTGATGAATACATCTTTTTACTTGTTCCCGTAGAGTTAGAAAAAGAAGTTATTGCCAATCTTAGGGTGACAATCTCCAAAGCCTCTTTCGATAGTTTGTACACTCATGCTTTGCTCAATAGTTTACTGTTTTTCGTGTTATTGGCAGTTGCGGGTCTCGTACTGTACATGACGGTTCAGAAGTACATCTTAGGGCCGGTATATAACCTTAATGTCGGTATGCGTTCTTTTATCGATCGCAAACAAACTGGGCTAAATATATTACCCGCGGCAAATGATGAAATTGGCGCCCTTGTTAAGGCGTTCAACACCATGCTTGATCGGTTAAAGCAACGTGAGCAGCAGGTTGCATTCACGTTAGATAAGCTTGAAGAAGAAAAGTCGTTCGCCAATGAAGTGGTTGAAACGGTTAAGCATGCTCTAATTGTTGTCAATTCTCGTGGCGAGATTATTCACTTTAACCCTGCAGCATGCGATTTGTTCCGTTGTACAACGGCTTACCTTAAAGGGACTAAACTGGTTGATATCGTCAATGAGGGAAACTCCTCAGTTATTTCGGATGCTATTCATCGCCATTCGGAGTTTACGGATAAGCAAGTTTGGGTCATGGATGTGTTTAACAACCACCAATTGTTAAACATCAGTTCCACGCAGTTAAGCAAGGTAGGTCAAGTACTGTTCGCAATTCAAGATATTACCGAAGTCGAAGCAGCATTAAGGCGTCAGCGTTTGGCGGCCGGTGTGTTTGAAAACAGCCAAGATGGCCTTATTGTTACTGATGAGAATGATGTGATTACCATGGTTAATCCTGCTGTCACACGCTTACTTGGTTATACTCAGGAGTTACTACTCGGCAAGAAAGCCGAAAATTCCTTTGAGTGGCAACAGTTTTATTCACTAATACCCAAAATAAAAGAGTCTGTGGAGCAATACGGCCAGTGGCAAGGTGAGATCTGGGAAAAACATTTACAAGGTCACAAGGTACCGATGTTTGTTAAGGTATCGCGCATTGTCAGTACCGAAGGTATCAATAGTTACGATTACGTTTATATCCTTTCAGATCTGTCTAATCTCAAAGAGATGGAAAGGCTAGAGTACCTAGCGCACCATGACTCGTTAACGGGGTTGGCCAATCGTGCCAAGCTGTATCGAGTACTGGATGAAACGTTAACGATTGAACGTGATACCAACGAAGGCGTAGCACTCTTGTACCTTGATCTGGATGGCTTTAAAGGGGTCAATGATACGTATGGTCATGACGCGGGTGACGAAGTGTTAAAACAAGTCGCAGAGCGCCTGTTATCCATGTTTACAAGCCATGACTTGGTAGCACGACTTTCTGGTGATGAATTTGTTGTACTCGTGACCAAAACAACGGTGACAAAAATATCTGCGATTGCCGAAGAGCTGATCGACGTTATTCAGCGCGACATCGTTTATAGAGGGCGAGTTCTTAAGGTTGGTGCGAGTATTGGCGTTCACTATTCCGCTAATTTGAGTGAGAATTTAGATCAGTGGCTTAAAGCTGCCGACACCGCAATGTATCAAGCGAAAAGTAGCGGAAAAGGTCGATATGTCATCAACCAAAGCTAACTTTGCTGTTTGAGGCAATTATGGCCTATGTTTTGTAGTAACACTTCTTTATTATACGGTCAGTGATTTCAAAAGGTTAGCAATATGAATGTTCTAGTAACTGGTGGTATGGGTTATATCGGTAGCCATACCTGTATTCAGATGATTGAAGCAGGGATGAAACCTGTTATTTTCGATAACTTGTACAACAGCAAATCTTCAGTGCTTGAGCGAATCGAGAAAGTCTCTGGTGTTAGACCGCATTTTATTGAAGGTGATATTCGTGATAAAGAGCGACTAAAGGATGCTCTAGAAACGCATCACATTGATGCCGTAATTCATTTTGCAGGTCTAAAAGCGGTCGGTGAGTCGGTTGAGAAGCCGCTTGAATATTACGATAACAACGTAAATGGTACGTTAGTTCTTGTGGATGCGATGCGCGAAGTAGGCGTAAAGTCGTTGGTTTTCTCATCTTCAGCGACTGTTTATGGTGATCCGGCATCTGTGCCTATCACGGAAGATTTTCCTACCAGTGCGACTAATCCATATGGTCGTAGCAAGCTTATGGTGGAAGAGTGTTTAACTGACTTTCAGCAAGCGAACCCGGATTGGAGCATTACGCTACTGCGTTACTTTAACCCTGTCGGTTCTCACCCTAGTGGTGAACTGGGCGAAGATCCGCAAGGTATCCCAAACAACCTGATGCCTTTCGTTTCGCAAGTTGCAGTAGGGCGTCGTGAGTTTCTGTCTGTTTTTGGTAATGATTACCCAACGCCTGATGGTACAGGTGTTCGTGACTATATCCATGTGATGGACTTGTCTGACGGCCACATTGCCGCTCTGAAGAAAGTAGGGCGTAAAGATGGATTGCATATCTACAACTTAGGTACAGGCAATGGCTCAAGTGTGCTTGAAATGGTCAAAGCGTTTGAACTTGCATCTGGAAAGCAAGTGCCATACAAGATTGTAGAACGTCGCCCTGGTGATATTGCCGAATGTTGGGCAAACCCTGCTAAGGCGATGAACGAACTTGAGTGGCAAGCTAAGCGTTCATTAGAAGAGATGACTGCTGATACTTGGCGCTGGCAGTCAAACAACCCTCAAGGTTATCCAGAAGCTTAATTTAAGCATAATAAAAAAAAGCCACCGTATACACGGTGGCTTTTTTACGCTTGATACAAAATAGGCAAAATTGAAAAAGCGCTATAAGTGTAATGACTCAAGTTGAGTCAATTAAACCTCTTTATCTTTACTTAGCGAAAGTAGCCAAACGCAGATGGCAGCTACGACCGCGAAGCCGGATAAAACAATTACTGGCATAGCGCTATAACCTAGGATATGCCAAATTACAGATTCTAATGTACTCATAATTCAGTGTCCTTATTGCCAGCCTTCGACGCCATGCATGTCAGGCAGCTTGTGTGCGATACCTTTATGGCAATCTACACAGGTCTTCTCACCTGATGCAAGGGCAGTAGAGTGTTGCTTAGCGCTACGCGTGCTTTGCTCAGAGAAATCCATGTACTCGAACTGGTGACAGTTACGACACTCGAGAGAGTCATTCTTCTTCAAACGAGACCATTCACGTTCGGCTAAGTGAGCACGACGCTCCTGGAATTTCTCAGGGGTGTCGATGGTCTTAGCAATAAAGTGGGCATAAAGCTCTTTGGATGCCTGAACTTTACGTACGATCTTATCTGTCCACTCATGAGGAACGTGACAATCTGAACAAATTGCACGAACACCAGAACGGTTAGAATAGTGAATCGTTTCTTGAATCTCTTCGACGATAGGTGCGTGACAACCAGAACAGAACTCTTCTGTGTTGGTTGCTTCCATACCCGTGTTAAATGCGCCCCAGAATAGAAGACCACCGGCAAAGCCCATAAATAAAACCACACCAACGGCAGCTTTACTTGGACTTGCTAGTCTCTTCCAAAACGCTTTCAATAATTTCATAGGTAGCCTCTTATTTACTCACGTGTGCTTATTTAAGCGCATCTACACTCTTGTATTCATTTTCAACAAGCGGTTTTGCGTTTGCTTGAGGAA
Proteins encoded in this window:
- a CDS encoding sensor domain-containing diguanylate cyclase; protein product: MKLLTDLSLKSKLIVPIIMFTGLIFVVSQGYSFFNSFETQKENLINRVGILAKGVAYNLQAAILFSDSLSATEVLDAFSADDEVYRVKLYTSDGQLFAMYERDGAVAPVPTERQREEIALNSYSIGDEYIFLLVPVELEKEVIANLRVTISKASFDSLYTHALLNSLLFFVLLAVAGLVLYMTVQKYILGPVYNLNVGMRSFIDRKQTGLNILPAANDEIGALVKAFNTMLDRLKQREQQVAFTLDKLEEEKSFANEVVETVKHALIVVNSRGEIIHFNPAACDLFRCTTAYLKGTKLVDIVNEGNSSVISDAIHRHSEFTDKQVWVMDVFNNHQLLNISSTQLSKVGQVLFAIQDITEVEAALRRQRLAAGVFENSQDGLIVTDENDVITMVNPAVTRLLGYTQELLLGKKAENSFEWQQFYSLIPKIKESVEQYGQWQGEIWEKHLQGHKVPMFVKVSRIVSTEGINSYDYVYILSDLSNLKEMERLEYLAHHDSLTGLANRAKLYRVLDETLTIERDTNEGVALLYLDLDGFKGVNDTYGHDAGDEVLKQVAERLLSMFTSHDLVARLSGDEFVVLVTKTTVTKISAIAEELIDVIQRDIVYRGRVLKVGASIGVHYSANLSENLDQWLKAADTAMYQAKSSGKGRYVINQS
- the galE gene encoding UDP-glucose 4-epimerase GalE; protein product: MNVLVTGGMGYIGSHTCIQMIEAGMKPVIFDNLYNSKSSVLERIEKVSGVRPHFIEGDIRDKERLKDALETHHIDAVIHFAGLKAVGESVEKPLEYYDNNVNGTLVLVDAMREVGVKSLVFSSSATVYGDPASVPITEDFPTSATNPYGRSKLMVEECLTDFQQANPDWSITLLRYFNPVGSHPSGELGEDPQGIPNNLMPFVSQVAVGRREFLSVFGNDYPTPDGTGVRDYIHVMDLSDGHIAALKKVGRKDGLHIYNLGTGNGSSVLEMVKAFELASGKQVPYKIVERRPGDIAECWANPAKAMNELEWQAKRSLEEMTADTWRWQSNNPQGYPEA
- a CDS encoding TIGR02808 family protein, whose amino-acid sequence is MSTLESVIWHILGYSAMPVIVLSGFAVVAAICVWLLSLSKDKEV
- a CDS encoding NapC/NirT family cytochrome c, whose product is MKLLKAFWKRLASPSKAAVGVVLFMGFAGGLLFWGAFNTGMEATNTEEFCSGCHAPIVEEIQETIHYSNRSGVRAICSDCHVPHEWTDKIVRKVQASKELYAHFIAKTIDTPEKFQERRAHLAEREWSRLKKNDSLECRNCHQFEYMDFSEQSTRSAKQHSTALASGEKTCVDCHKGIAHKLPDMHGVEGWQ